One Gadus chalcogrammus isolate NIFS_2021 chromosome 4, NIFS_Gcha_1.0, whole genome shotgun sequence DNA segment encodes these proteins:
- the LOC130380338 gene encoding uncharacterized protein LOC130380338 encodes MIPLHVMLFYFVLNTFYFSYRKPNVVHLQKTAMAHSTTARLKVILGDNNIEKLTLPNGIPESLGDLIGMIRSTFGLKCSLKLQYMDQDFGNDFFNLNSTAELQDLGTIKVIQQTTLISATASSASVSSESDDCVSLASNDTILLSSPESLSSRTKQWPEEFPIPQFSYDTELQLVKGNSECQVGNKLLTLSSRIKSDILNRVVEEMYRYKAYPEDAHFCTVAEALIKKHPCLKEPGSFNGCYGWKQRLKYKMGNYRTQLKVLGCAELSVNSLRSKSTMDAFPAKKVKRPKRAEANFYPSFPTGETQDSIEKEKIELLTDVKMRNNEQWVITDKMACTFAYRRPEVVNQEPSIQDFKDRWPALFHQKEINAEFLRLMAVPLEDMFFAQLDIHSSQLIRVIRAKGGSTRQKNADIMDILDQTEDIHLRRECVLKVLIIFLGEDADDLIKEYLDSGPEDIQRDLEHLTVAVFVIRKDGEGPQEPPEDTGIVIKGMKVLHGLTSVASACALLLGLLYALNLAYPKPLHFTFEVLQKIIIHLEQHKMSPKVQNLYGRLQSSQ; translated from the exons ATGATCCCTCTCCATGtaatgttgttttattttgttctcaatacattttatttttcataccGAAAGCCAAATGTGGTCCACTTACAGAAG ACTGCCATGGCTCATTCCACAACTGCCAGACTTAAAGTGATTTTGGGGGACAACAACATTGAAAAACTGACACTTCCCAATGGAATACCAGAGTCACTAGGTGACCTTATCGGCATGATAAGGAGTACGTTCGGATTAAAGTGCAGCTTGAAACTGCAGTACATGGACCAAGATTTTGGCAATGACTTTTTCAATCTGAACTCTACTGCTGAACTCCAGGATTTGGGGACAATCAAGGTCATCCAGCAAACAACGTTGATCAGTGCCACTGCATCCTCTGCTTCTGTTTCATCCGAGTCGGATGACTGTGTTTCACTGGCATCAAACGACACTATACTGCTTTCATCCCCCGAGTCTCTGTCATCTCGAACCAAGCAGTGGCCAGAGGAATTTCCAATTCCTCAATTTTCCTACGACACGGAGTTGCAGTTAGTGAAAGGTAATTCTGAGTGCCAGGTTGGAAACAAGTTGTTGACCTTGAGCTCCCGAATAAAATCTGATATCTTGAATAGAGTAGTTGAAGAAATGTACCGATATAAGGCCTACCCGGAGGATGCACATTTCTGCACAGTTGCAGAGGCCTTAATCAAAAAGCACCCTTGTTTAAAAGAGCCTGGCTCATTCAATGGCTGCTACGGCTGGAAACAGCGACTGAAGTACAAAATGGGAAACTACCGGACTCAACTCAAAGTGCTGGGGTGTGCAGAGCTGTCAGTAAATTCCCTGAGATCGAAATCAACGATGGATGCTTTCCCTGCTAAAAAGGTGAAGAGGCCAAAACGAGCTGAAGCCAACTTCTATCCATCCTTCCCTACTGGAGAAACTCAGGACAGCatagaaaaagagaaaatagaACTTCTGACAGATGTCAAGATGAGGAACAATGAACAATgggtaatcacggacaaaatggCTTGCACGTTTGCCTACAGACGACCAGAGGTGGTCAACCAAGAACCCAGCATTCAAGACTTTAAAGACCGGTGGCCTGCCTTGTTCCATCAGAAAGAG ATCAATGCAGAGTTCCTGAGGCTCATGGCTGTTCCTCTTGAGGATATGTTCTTCGCCCAGTTGGACATCCACTCAAGTCAGCTAATCAGAGTCATCCGTGCCAAAGGTGGATCAACACGCCAAAAGAATGCTGACATCATGGACATTTTGGACCAG ACTGAGGACATTCATCTTCGAAGGGAGTGTGTCCTGAAAgtcctcatcatcttcctcgGCGAGGATGCAGATGACCTGATCAAGGAATATCTT GACTCTGGACCAGAGGACATTCAAAGGGATCTGGAGCATCTCACTGTGGCAGTGTTTGTCATTCGAAAGGACGGGGAAGGACCGCAGGAGCCACCTGAAGACACAGGCATTGTCATCAAGGGCATGAAGGTGTTGCATGGACTGACTTCAGTTGCCTCAGCTTGTGCCCTGCTTCTAGGTTTGCTATATGCACTTAACCTTGCTTATCCCAAACCCCTTCATTTTACTTTCGAAGTGCTCCAGAAAATCATCATACACCTTGAGCAACACAAGATGTCCCCCAAAGTCCAAAATCTGTATGGCAGACTTCAAAGCTCGCAGTAA